The following are encoded together in the Capsulimonas corticalis genome:
- a CDS encoding DUF4870 domain-containing protein, with protein sequence MNDTPVNPISADDRTSAMLAHLLGFFTSWLGPLIVYFIKKDKSDFAAFHALQALFFQIAIMVLSFSGFAVLHILGWGVITVLNIVFCLIAGLAANRGEWYEIPVIGEFARKQIH encoded by the coding sequence ATGAACGACACACCCGTGAACCCGATTTCGGCCGACGACCGCACCAGCGCCATGCTCGCGCACCTGCTGGGTTTCTTCACAAGCTGGCTTGGGCCACTGATCGTGTACTTCATCAAGAAGGATAAATCGGACTTCGCCGCGTTCCACGCATTGCAGGCGCTGTTCTTCCAGATCGCGATCATGGTGCTCAGCTTCAGCGGCTTCGCCGTGCTGCACATCCTCGGATGGGGAGTCATCACGGTGCTCAACATCGTCTTCTGCCTCATCGCCGGCCTGGCGGCGAACCGAGGCGAATGGTACGAGATTCCCGTAATCGGCGAGTTCGCCCGCAAGCAAATCCATTGA
- a CDS encoding 2,3-bisphosphoglycerate-dependent phosphoglycerate mutase, with amino-acid sequence MPKLILVRHGESQWNLENRFTGWVDVPLSPKGEEEARIAGEHMRDLPVDKVYTSVLQRAINTSKIALAAAGKTEDLPTERDEALNERHYGDLQGLNKAETAEQYGDEQVKIWRRSYDVPPPGEKGESLKDTAARTLPYFEAHILPDIKAGKNVLVVAHGNSLRSIVMALDKLTKEQVLELNIPTGIPLVYDLDDAGNVLSHAYLFER; translated from the coding sequence ATGCCGAAATTGATACTGGTGCGCCACGGCGAATCGCAGTGGAACCTAGAGAACCGTTTTACCGGATGGGTGGACGTCCCGCTTTCGCCCAAAGGCGAGGAAGAGGCCCGGATCGCCGGCGAGCATATGCGCGACCTGCCGGTCGATAAGGTCTACACCTCCGTGCTGCAGCGCGCGATCAACACCTCGAAGATCGCCCTCGCCGCCGCCGGCAAGACCGAGGATCTGCCCACCGAGCGCGACGAAGCGCTGAACGAGCGCCACTACGGCGACCTTCAGGGTCTGAACAAGGCCGAGACGGCCGAGCAGTACGGCGACGAACAGGTGAAGATCTGGCGCCGCTCCTACGATGTTCCCCCGCCCGGAGAGAAGGGCGAATCCCTCAAGGACACCGCCGCGCGCACCCTCCCGTACTTCGAAGCGCATATCCTCCCCGACATCAAAGCCGGCAAGAACGTTCTGGTCGTCGCCCACGGCAACTCCCTGCGCTCCATCGTCATGGCGCTCGACAAGCTCACCAAGGAGCAGGTCCTGGAGCTGAACATCCCCACGGGCATCCCGCTGGTCTACGACCTCGACGACGCGGGCAACGTCCTGTCGCACGCGTACTTGTTCGAGCGGTAA